A section of the Chryseobacterium ginsenosidimutans genome encodes:
- the rfbC gene encoding dTDP-4-dehydrorhamnose 3,5-epimerase, whose product MKIKETPLKDCYIIEPTIFEDDRGYFFEKFNEKKFEELTGMNGHFVQDNISKSSYGVLRGIHLQKGEHAQAKLVSCLEGKVWDVAVDLREDSPTFGQWFGIELTDENKLQLYVPRGFGHGFSVLSEIAVFAYKCDNFYNKESEGSVKYNDPDLKIDWNIKDEDAILSEKDQTAPSFKEKNF is encoded by the coding sequence ATGAAAATAAAAGAAACTCCTTTAAAGGACTGTTATATTATAGAACCTACTATTTTTGAAGATGACCGAGGTTACTTTTTTGAAAAATTTAATGAGAAAAAATTTGAAGAATTAACCGGAATGAATGGTCACTTTGTGCAGGATAATATTTCAAAATCTTCTTATGGGGTTTTAAGAGGTATTCATTTGCAGAAAGGAGAACATGCACAGGCGAAACTGGTTTCTTGTTTAGAAGGAAAAGTTTGGGATGTTGCGGTAGATTTAAGAGAAGATTCTCCAACTTTCGGGCAGTGGTTCGGTATTGAACTGACGGATGAAAATAAGCTGCAGCTTTATGTTCCAAGAGGTTTTGGGCATGGTTTTTCTGTACTAAGTGAAATTGCTGTTTTCGCTTATAAATGCGACAATTTTTACAACAAAGAATCAGAAGGAAGTGTAAAATACAATGATCCGGATCTGAAAATAGATTGGAATATAAAAGATGAAGATGCCATCCTTTCAGAAAAAGACCAGACGGCACCAAGTTTTAAAGAAAAGAACTTTTAA
- the rimO gene encoding 30S ribosomal protein S12 methylthiotransferase RimO — MRTKSVGKKKINIVTLGCSKNVYDSEVLMSQLKANGKEVVHEDKGDIVVINTCGFIDNAKEESINTILDYVEAKNRGEVEKVFVTGCLSERYKPDLIREIPDVDQYFGTRDLPILLKHLGADYKHELVGERLTTTPKHYAYLKISEGCDRPCSFCAIPLMRGNHISTPIERLVLEAQKLAKKGTKELILIAQDLTYYGLDIYKKRALGDLLKELVKVEGIEWIRLHYAFPSGFPEDVLDIIREEPKVCNYIDIPLQHINSDLLKSMKRGTTHEKTNALLDKFREKVPDMAIRTTLIVGYPGETEEIFQELKSWVKEQKFDRLGCFTYSHEENTGAYVLEDDIPQEVKEARVEEIMEVQSQISWEKNQEKIGNIYKCIFDRKEGNYFVGRTEYDSPDVDNTVLVSAENTYISIGDFADVKITSAEEFDLYGELI, encoded by the coding sequence ATGCGCACAAAATCTGTAGGTAAGAAGAAAATTAATATAGTAACACTTGGATGTTCCAAGAATGTTTATGATTCTGAAGTTTTAATGAGCCAGCTTAAAGCCAATGGTAAAGAAGTTGTTCATGAAGACAAAGGAGATATTGTGGTGATCAACACGTGCGGATTTATCGACAATGCGAAAGAAGAATCCATCAATACTATTTTGGATTATGTGGAGGCTAAAAATAGAGGAGAAGTAGAGAAAGTCTTTGTTACGGGTTGTCTATCAGAAAGATATAAACCAGATTTGATAAGAGAAATTCCTGATGTAGATCAGTATTTCGGTACAAGAGATCTACCTATTTTGTTAAAACATTTAGGTGCAGACTATAAACATGAACTGGTTGGGGAAAGATTAACAACGACTCCTAAACATTATGCTTACTTAAAAATTTCTGAAGGCTGTGATAGACCTTGTTCTTTTTGTGCGATTCCTTTAATGAGAGGTAATCACATTTCTACTCCGATTGAAAGATTAGTTCTTGAAGCTCAGAAGTTAGCTAAAAAAGGAACAAAAGAGCTGATTTTAATTGCTCAGGATCTTACTTATTATGGTTTGGATATTTATAAAAAACGTGCTCTTGGAGATCTTTTAAAAGAATTGGTAAAAGTAGAAGGAATTGAATGGATTCGTCTTCATTATGCCTTTCCAAGCGGTTTTCCGGAAGATGTTCTGGATATTATCCGTGAAGAGCCGAAAGTTTGCAATTATATAGATATTCCTCTTCAGCATATTAATTCGGATTTATTAAAATCAATGAAAAGAGGAACTACTCACGAAAAGACGAATGCCCTTTTAGATAAATTCAGAGAAAAGGTTCCAGATATGGCTATCAGAACTACGCTTATTGTGGGTTATCCTGGCGAAACTGAAGAAATATTTCAGGAATTGAAAAGTTGGGTAAAAGAGCAGAAATTTGATAGATTAGGCTGTTTTACATATTCTCATGAAGAAAATACAGGTGCTTATGTGCTGGAAGATGATATTCCGCAAGAAGTAAAAGAAGCAAGAGTAGAAGAAATTATGGAAGTTCAGTCTCAGATTTCTTGGGAAAAGAATCAAGAGAAGATTGGCAACATATATAAATGTATATTTGACAGAAAAGAAGGGAATTATTTTGTAGGAAGAACAGAGTATGATTCTCCTGATGTTGACAATACTGTGTTGGTTTCCGCAGAAAATACTTACATCTCAATTGGGGATTTTGCTGATGTGAAAATAACTTCTGCAGAAGAATTTGACCTTTATGGTGAATTAATCTAA
- a CDS encoding septal ring lytic transglycosylase RlpA family protein: protein MMKRFILVIIMMISTFGIYSFKNNAIDAKKTSYASYYHEKFNGRKTASGEIFDNAKFTAANRTLPFGTNIRVTNLNNGKEVIVKVNDRGPYHSSRSLDMSKAAFDEIGDTNRGTIPVEYEIVD from the coding sequence ATGATGAAAAGATTCATTCTCGTAATCATAATGATGATTTCAACCTTTGGTATTTATTCTTTCAAGAATAATGCCATAGATGCGAAGAAAACAAGTTATGCATCGTACTACCACGAAAAGTTTAACGGTAGAAAAACAGCAAGCGGAGAGATCTTTGATAATGCAAAGTTCACCGCAGCAAACAGAACGCTTCCGTTTGGTACTAACATTAGAGTAACCAATCTGAACAATGGGAAAGAGGTAATTGTGAAAGTAAATGATAGAGGGCCTTACCATTCTTCAAGATCTTTAGATATGTCTAAAGCAGCGTTTGATGAAATCGGAGATACCAATAGAGGTACGATTCCGGTGGAATATGAAATTGTCGATTAA
- a CDS encoding exodeoxyribonuclease III: MKLITYNVNGIRAAFTKDFLGWLKTADPDIICIQESKAGNDQIDIESLEKLGYHSYWHSAVRKGYSGVGIASKIKPNHVEYGCGIESYDNEGRIIRADFDGFSAISVYVPSASNIERLEFKMQFCHDFLNYIKNLKKEIPNLIISGDFNICHEAIDIHDPIRLKNVSGFLPMEREWMTNFINECELIDSFRFFNNEPENYTWWSYRQNSRAKNKGWRLDYNFAPYSLKDKLTRAVILKEAVHSDHCPALVELSI, from the coding sequence ATGAAATTAATTACTTACAATGTAAACGGAATAAGGGCAGCTTTTACAAAAGATTTTTTAGGCTGGCTGAAAACTGCTGATCCTGATATTATCTGTATTCAGGAAAGCAAAGCAGGAAACGACCAGATTGATATCGAAAGTCTCGAAAAACTAGGTTATCACAGTTATTGGCATTCAGCCGTAAGAAAAGGCTACAGCGGCGTCGGAATTGCTTCAAAAATTAAACCTAATCATGTAGAATATGGTTGTGGTATCGAAAGCTATGATAATGAAGGCAGAATCATTCGTGCAGATTTTGACGGATTTTCAGCAATTTCTGTTTATGTTCCTTCAGCTTCCAATATCGAAAGGCTTGAATTTAAAATGCAATTCTGCCATGATTTTTTAAATTACATTAAAAATTTGAAAAAAGAAATTCCAAATCTTATTATTTCGGGAGATTTTAATATTTGTCACGAAGCTATTGACATTCACGATCCGATCCGTTTAAAGAATGTTTCGGGCTTTCTGCCAATGGAAAGAGAATGGATGACCAATTTTATTAATGAATGTGAATTGATTGATAGTTTCAGATTCTTTAATAACGAACCCGAAAATTACACATGGTGGAGTTACAGACAAAATTCAAGGGCTAAAAACAAAGGTTGGAGATTAGACTATAACTTTGCTCCCTATTCTTTAAAAGACAAGCTTACAAGGGCTGTTATTTTAAAAGAAGCTGTTCATTCTGATCATTGTCCTGCTCTGGTAGAATTAAGCATATAA
- the porX gene encoding T9SS response regulator signal transducer PorX, translated as MSEKILWIDDEIDLLKPHIVFLEKKGYQVTPVNNVNEALELIDSEKFALTLIDENMPGISGLEAIPMIKEKDNSLKIVMVTKSEEEHIMEEAIGSQIADYILKPVNPNQILLSLKKNLQEDNLVEQKTILQYQQEFRNLSMELSYLRTYQDWADYYKKIVNWELKFDKVADNEFADLLQSQKEEANIQFAKFIENNYEEWLNGNDKPHMSHTLFKEKVKPEIEKEKVLLLMVDNLRYDQWKVIEPLFTKYYNKISEDYYYSILPTATQYARNSFFAGLMPSEIEKRFPDKWFNDNEEGNKNEFERDFLEDQMKRIGLGSKSMKYLKVLNADFERKIYDDFNQHKNNDLLVIVYNFIDILSHAKTDNHIVDQLIRDDKTFRSLTLNWFENSSLIKIIKIAAESGFKLVITTDHGTVYVKKPSKVVGDRETSTNIRYKTGKSLTYDTNDVWAITNPEKLFLPKGNLSSKYIFAKNNIFLAYPKNYNHFVNYYKETYQHGGISLEECIIPFSILEPK; from the coding sequence ATGTCGGAAAAGATATTATGGATAGATGATGAAATAGATTTACTTAAACCTCACATCGTATTTTTGGAAAAAAAGGGTTATCAGGTAACACCTGTTAACAACGTAAACGAGGCACTTGAACTAATTGATTCAGAAAAGTTCGCATTAACACTTATTGATGAAAATATGCCCGGAATTTCCGGATTGGAAGCAATTCCTATGATTAAAGAGAAAGATAATTCTCTAAAAATAGTAATGGTGACGAAAAGTGAAGAGGAACATATTATGGAAGAAGCAATCGGTTCTCAGATTGCCGATTATATTTTAAAACCTGTAAACCCTAACCAGATCTTATTATCATTAAAGAAAAACCTTCAGGAAGACAATCTTGTTGAGCAGAAAACAATTCTTCAGTATCAGCAGGAATTCAGAAACCTTTCTATGGAACTTTCTTATTTGAGAACTTATCAGGATTGGGCAGATTATTATAAGAAAATTGTCAATTGGGAGCTTAAATTTGACAAAGTAGCGGATAATGAATTTGCGGATCTTCTACAATCACAAAAAGAGGAAGCAAATATCCAGTTTGCAAAATTCATCGAAAACAATTATGAAGAGTGGTTAAACGGAAACGATAAACCTCATATGAGCCACACGCTTTTTAAAGAAAAAGTAAAACCTGAGATCGAAAAAGAAAAAGTACTGCTTTTAATGGTTGATAATCTACGTTATGACCAATGGAAAGTGATTGAGCCATTATTTACTAAATATTATAATAAAATTTCAGAAGATTATTATTACAGTATTCTTCCGACTGCGACTCAGTATGCAAGAAATTCGTTCTTTGCAGGATTAATGCCTTCCGAAATTGAAAAACGTTTTCCTGATAAATGGTTTAATGATAATGAAGAAGGAAATAAAAATGAATTTGAGCGTGATTTTCTGGAAGATCAGATGAAAAGAATTGGGTTAGGCTCAAAATCAATGAAATATCTTAAAGTTTTGAACGCTGATTTTGAAAGAAAAATCTATGATGATTTCAATCAGCATAAAAACAATGATCTTTTGGTAATTGTTTACAATTTTATAGATATCCTTTCCCACGCAAAAACAGATAATCATATTGTCGATCAATTAATTCGTGATGATAAAACTTTCAGATCTTTAACTTTAAACTGGTTTGAAAATTCATCATTGATAAAAATCATTAAAATTGCTGCAGAAAGCGGTTTCAAATTGGTGATTACAACCGATCACGGAACAGTGTATGTTAAAAAACCTAGCAAGGTTGTAGGCGACAGAGAAACTTCGACAAATATCCGATATAAAACAGGTAAAAGTTTAACCTATGATACCAATGATGTCTGGGCAATTACAAATCCTGAAAAACTGTTTTTACCCAAAGGAAATTTAAGTTCGAAATATATTTTCGCTAAAAACAATATCTTTTTAGCCTATCCAAAGAATTATAATCACTTTGTAAATTATTATAAAGAAACATATCAACACGGAGGAATTTCATTGGAAGAATGTATTATTCCTTTCAGTATTTTAGAACCGAAGTAA
- a CDS encoding HD domain-containing protein — MQNKLKIINDPVHGFIRIPHEILFDIIEHPYFQRLRRIGQTGLLNLIFPGATHTRFHHALGAMHLMFTALETLKQKGVKISEEEEKGAMLAILMHDIGHGPFSHALESMLMDDWHHENLSLLLMNRLNVEFNGELSIAIEMFQGKYHRKFFNQLISSQLDVDRLDYLKRDSFFTGVSEGSINTQRIISMMNVCEEGELVIDAKGVYSIENFLTARMFMYWQVYYHKTSALAEFLLVKILERAKYMVSQGVDLSATENLKYFLHREKSSATDEDVERFTQLDDNDIIQAMKSWQNTDDVILSYWCKCVIQRNLPKTIISSHSFSREFTEEKIKNTNEFFGIDNGGELVHEIKRKLLPYDTKKQPIYLLKKNGEKIRLEESEDQLLSGLMVNKTKRYILTFPRDIS, encoded by the coding sequence ATGCAGAATAAGCTAAAAATCATCAACGATCCTGTTCACGGATTTATCAGAATTCCACACGAAATTTTATTTGACATTATCGAGCACCCTTATTTCCAGAGATTAAGAAGGATAGGGCAGACTGGGCTGTTAAATCTGATTTTTCCGGGAGCGACACATACAAGATTTCATCATGCCTTGGGTGCGATGCATTTGATGTTCACCGCTTTGGAAACGTTGAAGCAAAAAGGCGTGAAAATTTCTGAAGAAGAAGAGAAAGGAGCAATGTTGGCGATTTTGATGCATGATATTGGTCATGGACCCTTCTCTCATGCATTGGAAAGTATGTTGATGGATGACTGGCATCACGAAAATCTGTCACTATTACTGATGAATCGGTTAAATGTAGAATTTAACGGAGAATTATCAATTGCTATTGAAATGTTTCAGGGAAAATATCATAGAAAATTCTTCAATCAGTTAATTTCTTCTCAATTGGATGTCGACCGACTTGATTATTTAAAAAGAGATAGCTTTTTTACGGGAGTTTCAGAAGGAAGTATTAATACGCAACGAATTATTTCCATGATGAATGTTTGTGAAGAAGGAGAATTGGTGATTGATGCAAAAGGTGTGTACTCGATTGAGAATTTCCTGACAGCCAGAATGTTCATGTATTGGCAAGTTTATTATCACAAAACTTCAGCGCTGGCTGAATTTTTATTGGTTAAAATCTTAGAAAGAGCAAAATACATGGTTTCGCAGGGAGTCGATTTATCGGCAACCGAAAACCTGAAATACTTCTTACATCGAGAAAAAAGTTCTGCAACTGATGAAGATGTAGAAAGATTTACACAATTGGATGATAATGATATTATTCAGGCAATGAAATCCTGGCAAAATACGGATGACGTTATCTTATCTTATTGGTGTAAATGCGTGATTCAGAGAAATCTTCCAAAGACAATTATATCATCCCACTCATTTAGTAGGGAATTCACTGAAGAAAAAATAAAAAACACTAATGAATTTTTCGGAATCGATAATGGGGGCGAATTAGTACATGAAATTAAGAGAAAACTTCTTCCTTATGATACCAAAAAGCAACCAATTTATTTGTTGAAGAAAAATGGGGAGAAGATAAGGTTGGAAGAGTCGGAAGACCAGCTTTTATCAGGTTTGATGGTGAATAAAACGAAAAGATATATACTGACTTTCCCTAGAGATATTTCCTAA
- the lpxD gene encoding UDP-3-O-(3-hydroxymyristoyl)glucosamine N-acyltransferase, translating into MEFTASQIASFIDGKIIGDETALITGVSPIENGESGHLSFIAQDRFSHYLDTSKCSVIIVSENLLTKDIYNPTIIAVKDAYLSFQVLMNLYQEMQGRKQGVEDGSSIHDTAVIGDGVYIGAFTYVSEKAKIGEGSQIYPQVYIGKGVKIGKNCKIDSGARIYDYCIIGDNCVIHSNTVIGGDGFGFQPTNEGFKKIPQLGNVIIEDDVEVGSNCSIDRATIGSTIIGKGTKIDNLIQIAHNVKIGQNNVIAAQAGIAGSTVIGDWNQIGGQVGIVGHIKIGNQVKIQAQSGVNSSVNDKETLYGSPAISYNDYLRNYVHFRNFTEIVGRINNLENTSKDKTNE; encoded by the coding sequence ATGGAATTTACAGCTTCGCAAATTGCAAGTTTTATCGACGGAAAAATAATAGGTGACGAGACTGCACTTATTACTGGAGTTTCACCAATTGAGAATGGAGAATCAGGGCATCTTTCTTTTATAGCACAAGATCGGTTTTCACATTATCTGGACACTTCGAAATGTTCCGTTATTATCGTTTCGGAAAATCTTTTAACAAAAGATATTTATAATCCTACTATTATTGCGGTAAAGGATGCCTATCTTTCTTTTCAGGTTTTAATGAATCTGTACCAGGAAATGCAGGGCAGGAAACAAGGGGTTGAAGATGGTTCTTCCATCCATGATACTGCTGTAATTGGTGATGGAGTGTATATTGGTGCTTTTACTTATGTTTCCGAAAAGGCTAAAATTGGGGAAGGATCTCAGATTTATCCTCAGGTTTATATTGGAAAAGGAGTGAAAATCGGAAAAAACTGTAAGATTGACAGCGGGGCGAGAATCTATGATTATTGTATCATTGGTGATAATTGTGTAATTCATTCTAATACTGTTATTGGAGGCGATGGATTTGGTTTTCAGCCGACTAACGAAGGTTTTAAAAAAATTCCGCAGTTAGGAAATGTAATCATTGAAGATGATGTTGAAGTGGGTTCAAACTGTAGTATTGACAGAGCAACAATCGGTTCTACCATTATTGGCAAAGGAACTAAGATTGATAATCTGATCCAGATTGCTCATAATGTAAAAATTGGGCAGAACAACGTCATTGCCGCACAGGCTGGAATCGCAGGATCTACTGTTATTGGAGACTGGAACCAGATCGGAGGACAGGTAGGAATTGTAGGCCATATTAAAATAGGAAATCAGGTGAAAATTCAGGCTCAGAGTGGCGTGAATTCCAGCGTTAACGATAAAGAAACGTTATACGGTTCACCGGCAATCAGTTATAACGACTATCTTAGAAATTACGTACATTTCAGAAATTTCACTGAAATCGTAGGTAGAATAAATAATCTTGAGAATACCTCAAAAGATAAAACTAATGAGTGA